In one window of Frigoriglobus tundricola DNA:
- a CDS encoding efflux RND transporter permease subunit produces MISRYFIDRPIFATVLSIAITLTGTISLLYLPVAQYPRITPPGVAISISYPGASAQEVADSVGAPIEQQVNGVEGMLYMSSQSGNDGSYTLTVTFDIGTDINSALVLVQNRVALAMPQLPSAVQNQGITIRKRTPDMLMIVNFVSPDGRYDDKYLSNYATINVKDELLRVEGISDINIQGQRDYSMRVWLDPQQLAARNMTPLDVASAIRTQNVDAPAGRIGQPPANGGLAFQLPLDTIGRLAGTDQFGDMVVKTGGAPVLLSADGRVIERPAARRPDRPSSSRSRTRRRPRRSPATARPAPSRSRCPRPQRGRCPKRTRIRRRGPRTRRPRPTRPAAPLPGP; encoded by the coding sequence GTGATCTCGCGCTACTTTATCGACCGGCCGATCTTCGCCACCGTGCTGTCCATCGCGATCACCCTCACGGGCACGATCTCGCTGCTGTACCTGCCGGTGGCGCAGTACCCGCGCATCACGCCGCCCGGTGTGGCCATCTCCATCAGCTACCCCGGCGCCAGCGCCCAGGAGGTCGCCGACTCCGTCGGCGCCCCGATCGAGCAGCAGGTGAACGGCGTCGAGGGCATGCTCTACATGTCCTCGCAGTCCGGCAACGACGGCAGCTACACCCTCACCGTGACGTTCGACATCGGGACCGACATCAACTCGGCGCTCGTGCTGGTCCAGAACCGCGTCGCCCTCGCGATGCCGCAGCTGCCGAGCGCGGTCCAGAACCAGGGGATCACGATCCGGAAGCGGACGCCGGACATGCTGATGATCGTGAACTTCGTGTCCCCGGACGGCCGGTACGACGACAAGTACCTCAGCAACTACGCCACGATCAACGTGAAGGACGAGCTGCTCCGGGTGGAGGGCATCTCGGACATCAACATCCAGGGCCAGCGCGACTACAGCATGCGCGTGTGGCTCGACCCGCAACAGCTCGCGGCCCGGAACATGACGCCGCTCGACGTGGCGAGCGCGATCCGCACCCAGAACGTGGACGCCCCGGCCGGCCGGATCGGTCAGCCGCCCGCGAACGGCGGGCTGGCGTTCCAGTTGCCGCTCGACACGATCGGCCGCCTGGCCGGGACCGACCAGTTCGGCGACATGGTCGTCAAGACCGGCGGCGCGCCGGTCCTGCTCTCGGCCGACGGCCGGGTGATCGAGCGCCCCGCCGCGCGCCGCCCCGATCGCCCCAGTTCGTCCCGCTCCCGGACACGCCGGCGCCCGCGACGGTCTCCCGCGACAGCGCGGCCGGCGCCGTCCCGCTCACGCTGCCCCCGTCCTCAACGGGGGCGCTGCCCGAAACGGACCCGGATTCGGCGGCGCGGCCCACGGACCCGACGGCCACGACCGACGCGACCGGCGGCGCCGTTGCCGGGACCCTGA
- a CDS encoding ABC transporter ATP-binding protein, whose translation MTATATEAAIALRGVTKEFGTGDTKVAALSDINLELPYGELVLLVGPSGCGKTTLISIVAGLLDATRGEVDVLGRSLNRMGGGRKVRFRGDNIGFVFQQYNLLPALTAAENACVPLLISGWRRSKAVARAAELLTEVGLGSRLNSYPNQLSGGQQQRVAIARALVHHPRLLVCDEPTAALDASSGRTVMGLIRKVAVQADRAVVVVTHDSRVYDFGDRIVSMADGRVEKVEVQMKSRREEADPQIDADQG comes from the coding sequence ATGACCGCGACTGCGACCGAAGCCGCCATCGCTCTGCGCGGCGTGACCAAGGAGTTCGGCACCGGCGACACCAAGGTGGCCGCGCTGTCGGACATCAACCTGGAACTGCCCTACGGCGAGCTGGTGCTGCTGGTCGGGCCGTCCGGGTGCGGGAAAACGACGCTCATCTCGATCGTGGCGGGGCTCCTCGACGCGACCCGGGGTGAGGTGGACGTCCTCGGGCGGAGCCTGAACCGGATGGGCGGCGGGCGGAAGGTGCGGTTCCGGGGCGACAACATCGGGTTCGTGTTCCAGCAGTACAACCTGCTGCCGGCGCTCACCGCCGCGGAGAACGCCTGCGTCCCGCTGCTCATCTCCGGGTGGCGGCGCTCGAAAGCGGTGGCCCGGGCGGCCGAGTTGCTCACCGAGGTGGGGCTGGGCTCGCGGCTGAACTCGTACCCGAACCAGCTCTCCGGCGGGCAGCAGCAGCGGGTCGCCATCGCCCGCGCGCTGGTTCACCACCCGCGGCTCCTCGTGTGCGACGAGCCGACCGCGGCCCTCGACGCGTCCAGCGGCCGGACCGTGATGGGGCTGATCCGGAAGGTGGCCGTGCAGGCCGACCGCGCGGTCGTGGTCGTCACCCACGACAGCCGCGTGTACGACTTCGGCGACCGCATCGTATCGATGGCCGACGGCCGCGTGGAGAAGGTCGAGGTTCAAATGAAAAGTCGAAGAGAAGAGGCTGATCCGCAGATAGACGCAGATCAAGGATAA
- a CDS encoding FMN-binding negative transcriptional regulator, producing the protein MYVPPHFAESHLPTLHDFIERHSFGLLVSQLAGLPFATHLPFLLDRTREPYGTLVGHVARANPQWQELADRPALAVFSGPHAYISPAWYEATNVVPTWNYTAVHATGRVELVEEHSALLEIVQRSVTLYESAMPNPWALDTTGRFVERLLDQIVGFRIEIDMIEGKWKMSQNHPVERREKVIRALSTQNNAEAHAVAEIMRQRFPAND; encoded by the coding sequence ATGTACGTCCCGCCGCACTTCGCCGAATCCCATCTCCCGACGCTTCACGATTTCATCGAGCGGCACAGTTTCGGCTTGCTCGTGTCGCAACTCGCGGGTCTGCCGTTCGCCACGCACCTCCCGTTTTTGCTCGACCGCACCCGGGAACCGTATGGGACTCTGGTCGGGCACGTCGCTCGGGCCAATCCGCAGTGGCAGGAACTCGCCGATCGCCCCGCTTTGGCCGTGTTCAGCGGCCCGCACGCGTACATCTCGCCAGCGTGGTACGAGGCCACGAACGTGGTCCCGACGTGGAACTACACCGCGGTCCACGCCACCGGCCGCGTGGAGTTGGTCGAAGAGCATTCGGCGCTACTGGAGATCGTCCAGAGGAGCGTAACCCTCTATGAGTCGGCCATGCCGAACCCCTGGGCGCTCGACACGACCGGGCGGTTTGTCGAACGCCTACTCGATCAGATCGTCGGCTTCCGCATCGAGATCGACATGATCGAGGGCAAGTGGAAGATGAGTCAGAATCACCCGGTCGAGCGACGCGAAAAGGTGATCCGGGCGTTATCGACACAAAACAACGCGGAAGCACACGCCGTTGCTGAAATCATGAGGCAGCGATTCCCAGCAAACGATTGA
- a CDS encoding CerR family C-terminal domain-containing protein, with amino-acid sequence MTRNSKSSPPAEEADARERLLAAALQTFAHYGFEGATVRDICRAAGVNIASVNYYFGDKEHLYIEAVKRAHTCTGRMENLPLPSADTPPVEKLRAFVREMASRMHAPTSASAMKLMMREMADPGKAAHVVVTEFIQPAAFALRAILRELLPQLDEQQLLMTGFSVIGQCLFYRQNRMVAEMIFGKDTVAGLDTATVADHVVRFTLAALGHAAPIGQVVEGQKVESRQVENRPAT; translated from the coding sequence ATGACACGCAACTCGAAGTCCTCACCCCCGGCTGAAGAGGCCGACGCACGCGAACGGCTCCTGGCCGCAGCGCTCCAAACGTTTGCCCATTATGGGTTCGAGGGGGCGACCGTGCGCGACATCTGCCGGGCGGCCGGGGTCAACATCGCCTCCGTCAACTATTACTTTGGCGATAAGGAGCATTTGTACATCGAGGCCGTGAAGCGGGCGCACACCTGCACCGGTCGGATGGAGAACCTTCCGTTGCCGTCGGCCGACACGCCGCCGGTCGAAAAGCTCCGCGCCTTCGTTCGCGAGATGGCGAGTCGGATGCACGCCCCGACCAGCGCGTCGGCCATGAAACTGATGATGCGCGAGATGGCCGATCCCGGCAAAGCGGCCCACGTCGTCGTCACCGAGTTCATTCAGCCGGCCGCGTTCGCGCTGCGTGCGATCCTCCGCGAGCTGCTCCCGCAACTGGACGAACAGCAGCTCCTGATGACCGGGTTCAGCGTGATCGGTCAGTGCCTCTTCTATCGCCAGAACCGAATGGTCGCCGAGATGATCTTCGGCAAGGACACGGTGGCCGGGCTCGACACGGCCACGGTCGCCGACCACGTGGTCCGCTTCACCCTCGCGGCGCTGGGGCACGCGGCCCCAATCGGTCAGGTCGTCGAAGGTCAAAAGGTCGAAAGTCGTCAGGTCGAAAACCGGCCGGCGACCTGA
- a CDS encoding efflux RND transporter periplasmic adaptor subunit: protein MPTLLPRPPRLALLIAVTFVSGTFAACQRKQAEVQKTPPLTIPVSTPVEREVTDFAEYTGRTDAVESVSVRARVTGELKSMPFGEGTEVRGPVKFAWLKMSAGDLLFKIDPEPYQAIVDQAEGQLLQCKGQRAQAQLTYESDKQLFESGSGSGMTVALDKAILDAADGKLRSAEGALKAAKYNLSLTEIHAPVSGRISRYFYTPGNQVSENQTLLTTIVSMERMYAYFDVEERTYQRLLDGAKGGLPGFAVRMTIEGDTKPETRPEGKGDSKGGSGKGAARGDAKPEPKSDPNVFVGKLNFINNQVNPSTGTVAVRAVFENRRTYGGMWKLLPGMFVRVRIDLGEPYRSALVSDKAIGSDQGLKYVYVVDAENKVQYRRVDIGPLQEDGLRVIRPYKPGRSPTDLPTGVKADERVVVGGLPQLRPKMEVKPDLTPMPTATSGPDTNRGKKP from the coding sequence ATGCCCACCCTGCTGCCCCGCCCTCCCCGTCTCGCCCTCCTGATCGCCGTCACTTTCGTGAGCGGAACGTTCGCCGCGTGCCAGCGGAAGCAGGCGGAAGTCCAGAAAACGCCGCCGCTCACCATCCCGGTCAGTACCCCGGTCGAGCGCGAGGTCACCGACTTCGCCGAGTACACCGGCCGAACGGATGCGGTCGAATCGGTCAGCGTCCGGGCGCGGGTCACCGGCGAACTCAAGTCGATGCCGTTCGGGGAAGGCACCGAGGTGCGTGGGCCGGTCAAATTCGCCTGGCTCAAGATGTCAGCGGGCGACCTGCTCTTCAAGATCGATCCCGAACCGTACCAGGCGATCGTGGACCAGGCGGAGGGTCAGCTCCTCCAGTGCAAGGGCCAGCGGGCGCAAGCCCAGCTCACCTACGAGTCCGATAAGCAGCTCTTCGAGAGCGGCTCGGGCAGCGGGATGACGGTGGCCCTGGACAAAGCGATCCTGGACGCGGCCGACGGGAAGCTCCGCAGCGCCGAGGGCGCCCTCAAGGCCGCGAAGTACAACCTGTCCCTGACCGAGATCCACGCCCCGGTCAGCGGGCGCATCAGCCGGTACTTCTACACGCCCGGGAACCAGGTGAGTGAGAACCAAACGCTCCTCACCACGATCGTTTCGATGGAGCGGATGTACGCCTACTTCGACGTCGAGGAGCGCACCTACCAGCGGCTCCTCGACGGGGCGAAGGGGGGGCTGCCGGGCTTCGCGGTGCGCATGACCATCGAGGGCGACACGAAACCCGAGACCCGACCCGAAGGAAAAGGCGATTCCAAGGGCGGCAGCGGCAAAGGGGCCGCCAGGGGCGACGCGAAGCCCGAACCGAAGAGCGACCCCAACGTGTTCGTCGGCAAGCTCAACTTCATCAACAACCAGGTCAACCCGTCCACCGGCACCGTGGCCGTGCGGGCCGTCTTCGAGAACCGGCGGACCTACGGCGGGATGTGGAAGCTGTTGCCCGGCATGTTCGTCCGGGTGCGGATCGACCTGGGCGAACCGTACCGCTCCGCGCTGGTCAGCGACAAGGCGATCGGCTCCGACCAGGGGCTGAAGTACGTCTACGTGGTCGACGCCGAAAACAAGGTGCAGTACCGCCGGGTGGACATCGGGCCGCTGCAAGAAGACGGGCTGCGCGTGATCCGGCCGTACAAGCCGGGCCGGTCCCCCACCGACCTGCCCACTGGCGTGAAGGCGGACGAGCGGGTCGTCGTCGGCGGGCTCCCCCAGTTGCGCCCGAAGATGGAAGTCAAACCGGACCTGACGCCCATGCCCACGGCGACCTCCGGACCCGACACGAACCGGGGCAAGAAGCCGTGA
- a CDS encoding efflux RND transporter permease subunit, producing MIARFFVDRPIFATVISLVIMLAGGVSVFTLPVALYPDVTPATVQVTAVYPGANAGTVRDTVAAPIEEQVSGVEGMMYMSSRCTNDGAYALTVTFKPGTDSDMAQVLVQNRVSLALPVIPALVQNEGISVKKQSASTLMIVNLVAKDGSDYDNLFLSNYATINVKDELGRLPGVAGVSYLGQRDYSLRVWVDPNKLAAKGISGIDVVAAVAAQNVQVAAGQIGQRPVPKGQQFQLTVNTLGRLVEPEQFANIILKGGSDLAGATMSATGAPAAAAATGTTGQGAMSAGPATAVVRLRDVARVERGAQQYDQSCTLNGKPTVALCIYQLPGSNALETADNVYGKMKELKTRFPDGLDYKIVYDTTPFVRESVNEVFHTLRDAVVLVAIVVLLFLQDWRAMILPMIDVPVSLIGTFAIMSQMGFTLNSLTLFGLVLAIGIVVDDAIVVLENIERQMATGLDARTATIRAMEEITGPVLAITLVLAAVFVPCCFLGGITGSFFRQFAVTIAVSTLISAVNALTMTPSRAVQIFKNDTKHGHGHTREALPWWIFAVLGGVLTYEFGPELFGPFVALPPPAPDGEPGGESWGAWALKVAWLVPPGVLVGGGVGRVIIRPVNAVLGVGFRAFNRVFDTVTDLYGAVVSRVLRLSAIVLLAYGGLLVLTYTEFLSTPTGFIPQQDKGYLILNVQLPDSASVERTEAVMADIEDIARNTPGVKHTLGISGRSIILNANAPNLGSMYVMLDGFDQRGDADRTADAIAQAIQRRCRTEVSDAVVAAFGAPPVDGLGTTGGFTLMVEVRGTTDLEQLDRAAGRVVARGSEAPELKGMFTSAGADTPWLYLDIDRDKCRSLGVQVSDIFNTLEVYLGSYYVNNFNEFGRTWQVNVQADPQFRDDASRILEYQVRNSQNQMLRLGTVLTVRHTSGPVVVVRYNMYSAAAVTGNPAEGTGSSQAMGLMRRIADEELARGMKVEWTELAYLQSQAGNSAMWFFLLAVVFVFLVLAAQYESWKLPLAVILVVPMCLLCSIIGVQVAGIEVTVFTQIGFVVLVGLACKNAILIVEFARQRQDAGEPLRAATLEASKQRLRPIVMTSFAFIFGVLPLVYAHGAGAEMRGSLGVAVFSGMLGVTLFGIFLTPVFYYVLQWFGSGAPAVARATEGSESSTAGHPAEANGHAAQNGHVAVNGHLAATGAPEPDGAAHE from the coding sequence GTGATCGCGCGCTTTTTCGTGGACCGGCCGATCTTCGCGACCGTCATCTCGCTCGTCATCATGCTGGCGGGCGGGGTCTCGGTGTTCACCCTCCCCGTCGCGCTCTACCCCGACGTGACGCCCGCGACCGTCCAGGTGACGGCGGTGTACCCCGGGGCGAACGCCGGCACCGTCCGGGACACGGTGGCCGCGCCGATCGAGGAGCAGGTGAGCGGCGTCGAGGGCATGATGTACATGTCCTCGCGGTGCACCAACGACGGGGCCTACGCGCTGACCGTCACGTTCAAGCCCGGCACCGACTCGGACATGGCCCAGGTGCTCGTCCAGAACCGGGTGAGCCTGGCGCTGCCGGTGATCCCGGCCCTCGTCCAGAACGAGGGCATCAGCGTCAAGAAGCAGTCGGCCAGCACGCTGATGATCGTGAACCTCGTTGCCAAAGACGGGTCCGACTACGACAACCTGTTCCTCAGCAACTACGCGACGATCAACGTGAAGGACGAGCTGGGCCGCCTGCCCGGCGTCGCCGGCGTCTCGTACCTGGGCCAGCGGGACTACAGCCTGCGGGTGTGGGTCGACCCCAACAAGCTGGCGGCGAAGGGCATCAGCGGCATCGACGTGGTCGCCGCCGTGGCCGCGCAGAACGTGCAGGTGGCGGCCGGGCAGATCGGCCAGCGGCCGGTGCCGAAGGGGCAACAGTTCCAGCTCACCGTGAACACCCTGGGCCGGCTGGTGGAGCCGGAGCAGTTCGCCAACATCATCCTCAAGGGCGGGTCGGACCTCGCCGGGGCGACGATGAGCGCCACCGGCGCGCCCGCGGCCGCCGCCGCCACGGGCACGACCGGCCAGGGCGCCATGTCCGCGGGGCCGGCGACGGCCGTGGTCCGGCTCCGCGACGTCGCCCGCGTGGAGCGCGGCGCGCAGCAGTACGACCAGTCCTGCACCCTGAACGGCAAGCCGACGGTGGCGCTGTGCATCTACCAGTTGCCCGGGTCGAACGCGCTGGAGACGGCCGACAACGTGTACGGCAAGATGAAGGAGCTGAAGACCCGGTTCCCGGACGGGCTGGACTACAAGATCGTGTACGACACCACGCCGTTCGTGCGCGAGTCGGTGAACGAGGTGTTCCACACGCTCCGCGACGCGGTCGTCCTGGTCGCGATCGTGGTGCTGCTGTTCCTCCAGGACTGGCGGGCCATGATCCTGCCGATGATCGACGTGCCCGTGTCGCTGATCGGCACGTTCGCGATCATGTCGCAGATGGGGTTCACGCTCAACAGCCTCACGCTGTTCGGGCTGGTGCTGGCGATCGGCATCGTGGTGGACGACGCCATCGTGGTGCTGGAGAACATCGAGCGCCAGATGGCGACGGGCCTCGACGCCCGGACGGCCACGATCCGGGCGATGGAGGAGATCACGGGGCCGGTGCTGGCGATCACGCTGGTGCTCGCCGCGGTGTTCGTCCCGTGCTGCTTCCTGGGCGGGATCACCGGCTCGTTCTTCCGCCAGTTCGCCGTCACCATCGCCGTGTCCACGCTCATCTCGGCGGTGAACGCCCTCACCATGACGCCGTCGCGGGCCGTGCAGATCTTCAAGAACGACACCAAGCACGGGCACGGGCACACGCGCGAGGCGCTGCCCTGGTGGATCTTCGCCGTGCTGGGCGGCGTCCTCACCTACGAGTTCGGCCCGGAGCTGTTCGGCCCGTTCGTCGCGCTCCCGCCGCCCGCCCCGGACGGCGAGCCGGGCGGCGAGTCGTGGGGGGCGTGGGCGCTGAAGGTCGCGTGGCTGGTGCCGCCGGGGGTCCTCGTGGGCGGCGGCGTCGGCCGGGTCATCATCCGGCCGGTGAACGCCGTACTCGGGGTGGGGTTCCGGGCGTTCAACCGGGTGTTCGACACAGTCACCGACCTCTACGGCGCGGTCGTGAGCCGGGTGCTGCGGCTGAGCGCCATCGTCCTGCTCGCTTACGGCGGCCTGCTGGTGCTGACGTACACCGAGTTCCTCAGCACGCCGACCGGGTTCATCCCGCAGCAGGACAAGGGCTACCTGATCCTCAACGTGCAGCTCCCCGACTCGGCCTCGGTGGAGCGGACCGAGGCGGTGATGGCCGACATCGAGGACATCGCGCGGAACACGCCCGGGGTGAAGCACACGCTCGGGATCTCCGGCCGCTCGATCATCCTGAACGCGAACGCCCCGAACCTGGGCTCGATGTACGTGATGCTCGACGGGTTCGACCAGCGGGGGGACGCGGACCGGACCGCGGACGCGATCGCGCAGGCGATCCAGAGGCGGTGCCGGACCGAGGTGAGCGACGCGGTCGTGGCGGCGTTCGGGGCGCCGCCGGTGGACGGCCTGGGCACGACCGGCGGGTTCACGCTCATGGTCGAGGTGCGCGGGACCACGGACCTGGAGCAGCTCGATCGGGCGGCGGGGCGGGTCGTCGCGCGCGGCAGCGAGGCGCCGGAGCTCAAGGGGATGTTCACGAGCGCCGGGGCGGACACGCCCTGGCTGTACCTGGACATCGACCGCGACAAGTGCCGGTCGCTGGGCGTCCAGGTGAGCGACATCTTCAACACGCTCGAGGTGTACCTCGGTTCGTACTACGTGAACAACTTCAACGAGTTCGGCCGCACCTGGCAGGTGAACGTCCAGGCCGACCCGCAGTTCCGCGACGACGCCTCGCGCATTTTGGAGTACCAGGTGCGGAACTCGCAGAACCAGATGCTCCGGCTCGGGACGGTCCTGACGGTCCGGCACACGAGCGGGCCGGTGGTGGTGGTGCGGTACAACATGTACTCGGCGGCGGCGGTGACCGGGAACCCGGCCGAGGGGACGGGGTCCAGCCAGGCGATGGGCCTCATGCGCCGCATCGCCGACGAGGAACTGGCCCGGGGGATGAAGGTCGAGTGGACGGAACTGGCGTACCTCCAGAGCCAGGCCGGGAACTCGGCGATGTGGTTCTTCCTGCTCGCGGTGGTGTTCGTGTTCCTGGTGCTGGCGGCCCAGTACGAGAGCTGGAAGCTCCCGCTGGCGGTGATCCTCGTGGTGCCCATGTGCCTGCTGTGTTCGATCATCGGCGTGCAGGTGGCCGGGATCGAGGTGACGGTGTTCACGCAGATCGGGTTCGTGGTGCTGGTCGGGCTGGCGTGCAAGAACGCCATCCTCATTGTCGAATTCGCCCGCCAGCGCCAGGACGCGGGCGAGCCCCTCCGCGCGGCCACGCTGGAGGCGTCCAAGCAGCGCCTGCGGCCGATCGTGATGACCAGCTTCGCGTTCATCTTCGGCGTGCTGCCGCTGGTGTACGCGCACGGGGCCGGGGCCGAAATGCGCGGCTCGCTGGGGGTCGCGGTGTTCAGCGGGATGCTCGGGGTGACGCTGTTCGGGATCTTCCTCACCCCGGTCTTCTACTACGTCCTCCAGTGGTTCGGCTCCGGTGCCCCGGCCGTCGCCCGCGCGACCGAAGGGAGCGAGTCGAGCACCGCCGGGCACCCCGCGGAAGCCAACGGGCACGCCGCGCAGAACGGACACGTCGCAGTGAACGGGCACCTGGCCGCGACCGGGGCGCCCGAACCGGACGGCGCGGCCCACGAGTAG
- a CDS encoding ABC transporter permease, whose amino-acid sequence MNWVALKMLTGDKAKYLGIVFGVSFAALLMAQQSAIFCGLMRNTTSQIRDIQGGDVWVMDKNVQFVDDTKPLSENALYRVRGVEGVRWAVRLYKGQGRARLEDGNFQQLIVIGVDDATLVGAPAVEQGKLLQGKLEDLRRPDAVIMDEFGWRYLYGKEPFAPGKTIEMNDKRAVIVGLAKCNPTFQTFPIIYCTYSQAVKYIPQERKTLTFILAKADDGVALPQLCQRIEEQTGNLRALTEDAFIWTTIGYYAKRTGIPINFGITVALGFFVGCAIAGQTFYLFTIENLKQFGSLKAMGVSNARLVRMVMLQALVVGVIGYGLGVGGAALFGFVFERAVTNAPPAFFFPWQILAITAAAVAVIITLSAAVSLRRVLFLEPAVVFR is encoded by the coding sequence ATGAACTGGGTCGCCCTGAAGATGCTGACCGGGGACAAGGCGAAGTACCTGGGCATCGTGTTCGGCGTGAGTTTCGCCGCCTTGCTCATGGCCCAGCAGAGCGCCATCTTCTGCGGGCTGATGCGGAACACCACCAGCCAGATCCGCGACATCCAGGGCGGCGACGTCTGGGTGATGGACAAGAACGTTCAGTTCGTGGACGACACCAAGCCGCTGTCGGAGAACGCCCTCTACCGGGTCCGGGGGGTCGAGGGCGTGCGGTGGGCCGTGCGACTCTACAAGGGGCAGGGGCGCGCCCGGCTCGAGGACGGCAACTTCCAGCAGCTCATCGTCATCGGTGTGGACGACGCGACGCTCGTGGGCGCGCCGGCCGTCGAACAGGGCAAGTTGCTCCAGGGCAAGCTCGAGGACCTGCGCCGGCCGGACGCGGTCATCATGGACGAGTTCGGCTGGCGCTACCTCTACGGCAAGGAGCCGTTCGCGCCGGGGAAGACGATCGAGATGAACGACAAGCGGGCGGTGATCGTCGGGCTGGCAAAGTGCAACCCGACGTTCCAGACGTTCCCGATCATCTACTGCACGTACTCGCAGGCCGTGAAGTACATCCCGCAGGAGCGGAAGACGCTCACCTTCATCCTCGCGAAGGCCGACGACGGGGTGGCGCTCCCGCAACTGTGCCAGCGGATCGAGGAGCAGACCGGTAACCTGCGGGCGCTGACCGAGGACGCGTTCATCTGGACGACCATCGGGTACTACGCGAAGCGGACCGGCATCCCGATCAACTTCGGCATCACGGTCGCGCTCGGGTTCTTCGTCGGCTGCGCGATCGCCGGGCAGACGTTTTACCTGTTCACCATCGAGAACCTGAAGCAGTTCGGGTCGCTGAAGGCGATGGGCGTGAGCAACGCCCGGCTGGTGCGGATGGTGATGCTCCAGGCCCTGGTGGTGGGCGTCATCGGCTACGGGTTGGGTGTGGGCGGGGCGGCGCTGTTCGGTTTCGTTTTCGAGCGGGCGGTGACGAACGCGCCGCCGGCGTTCTTCTTCCCCTGGCAGATCCTGGCTATCACCGCCGCTGCGGTGGCGGTCATCATCACGCTTTCGGCCGCCGTGAGTCTGCGCCGGGTGCTGTTCCTCGAACCGGCCGTCGTGTTCCGGTGA
- a CDS encoding HlyD family secretion protein, with product MLTRYLLPALAGLSFSFAVLQMTRAQQTPPPVSPPVDPGKSPFGKQVAGAGIVEPETENITVGSHVAGVVKAVHVRVDDRIKAGDLLFDLDDRQMAAELAVRVAARDSAAAQLAKQDAMPRPEELPPLEAKVAEARANVIDKETLFDRARRETESGIGAGETFDSRKIAVAVARAQLRQAEANLELTRAGAWKFDAAVTRAALAQAQSQCDQTRTELERLRVTAPRVRRPGADRTRDPIPPADLVQFRVLQVSVRPGEYVSAAAGQAIIVLGTVGRLHVRVDVDENDIARFKPGMPGVATPRGEAQTRFPLKFVRVEPYVIPKKSLTGGNTERVDTRVLQVIYAIDAVDAPLYVGQQLDVSLDAAP from the coding sequence GTGCTCACGCGATACCTGTTGCCCGCGCTCGCGGGGCTGTCGTTCTCGTTCGCGGTTCTCCAGATGACCAGGGCGCAGCAGACGCCCCCGCCGGTCAGCCCGCCGGTCGATCCCGGAAAGTCGCCGTTTGGGAAGCAGGTGGCCGGTGCCGGCATTGTCGAGCCCGAGACGGAGAACATCACCGTCGGCTCGCACGTGGCGGGCGTGGTGAAGGCCGTTCACGTCCGCGTGGACGACCGGATCAAGGCCGGCGACCTGCTCTTCGACCTGGACGACCGGCAGATGGCGGCCGAACTCGCCGTGCGTGTGGCGGCCCGTGACAGCGCCGCCGCCCAACTGGCCAAACAGGACGCGATGCCGCGGCCCGAGGAGCTGCCGCCGCTGGAGGCGAAAGTCGCCGAGGCCAGGGCCAACGTGATCGACAAGGAGACCCTGTTCGACCGGGCGCGGCGCGAGACCGAGAGCGGGATCGGGGCCGGTGAGACGTTCGACTCGCGGAAGATCGCGGTGGCCGTGGCCCGCGCCCAGCTCCGCCAGGCCGAGGCGAACCTCGAACTGACCCGCGCCGGGGCCTGGAAGTTCGACGCGGCGGTGACGCGGGCCGCGCTCGCGCAGGCCCAGTCGCAGTGCGACCAGACCCGCACCGAACTGGAGCGGTTGCGGGTCACGGCGCCGCGGGTGCGCCGGCCGGGCGCCGACCGCACCCGCGACCCGATCCCGCCGGCGGATTTGGTCCAGTTCCGGGTGCTCCAGGTGAGTGTGCGGCCGGGCGAGTACGTGTCGGCGGCGGCGGGCCAGGCGATTATCGTGCTCGGCACCGTGGGCCGGTTGCACGTGCGGGTGGATGTGGACGAGAACGACATCGCCCGGTTCAAGCCGGGGATGCCGGGCGTGGCGACCCCGCGGGGCGAGGCGCAGACGCGGTTCCCCCTGAAGTTCGTGCGCGTCGAGCCGTACGTGATCCCGAAGAAGTCGCTGACGGGTGGGAACACCGAGCGCGTGGACACGCGGGTGCTCCAGGTGATCTACGCGATCGACGCCGTGGACGCGCCGCTGTACGTCGGGCAGCAGCTCGACGTCTCGCTGGACGCGGCCCCGTGA